The nucleotide window TGCTGTATATGGATGATGCTATCAATGCAACCTTAAAACTGATGGAAGCTCCAAAAGAAAGCTTAACGGTTCGTTCTTCCTACAATCTGGGTGGAATGTCATTTACCCCAAAAGAACTGGCGGAAGAAATCAAGAAAGAAATTCCGGATTTTACGATTGATTATAACCCGGATTTCAGACAGGCAATTGCAGATTCATGGCCGGCTTCTATTGATGATTCAGTAGCAAAAAAAGACTGGGGTCTGACGTATGATTTCGGAATTTCTGAGATGACAAAAGATATGATTAAGAATCTGAAGGTAAAATTAGCTAAGGATTAATAATGTAAAGTAATGCTTTAATTACTTTTATTTTTAACATCTGATTTTTAATATTTTATAAAATTTACATAAATTTTAATTTAAATGGTATTATTGACTTTTAACATCACTTGTATTGAAGCCGGAGTAAAAAACGGCTCTCAAATTTCTGATGAAGAGCGATTAAAAATCACTGAAGATAATACCAAAGCAATTCTTAGAATTTTAGATATTCATGATATCAAATCAAGTTTTTTTGTAGAGATTTCTCTTACTGAAAAACTTCAGAATTTAATAAAAGCAATTTCATCCAAAGGGCATGAAATTGCTTTTTATAATAAAGGTTCAAATCCTGAAGAAATAGAAAATGCCAAAAAGAATATTCAGGATCTGCTGGAAAAACAGATCAGGGGAATCCGCCAGAAAGATGTGAAAGTTCCGCAGGATATTCTGAAGCTGATGGAATTCAATTACGTTTCTAATATTGATAATGCCAATATTCTTTTTCCTTTCAAAAGGCTCAAAAGAGATACGGAAATTACAGAAGAGGACGGACTGAGTATTGTTCCGGAAAGTATCTCTCCTTACAGCCAGCTGCCCTATAATGACTTCGTATTCCAGATCCTGCCGATGAAGTATTATCAGAATATGGTGCTGGAGACTTTGCAGAATGAAGAATTTGTGCTGATCTATCTTAACACATGGCAGTTTACGGATTTTAAAAAATACCGTTTTGATATTCCTTTTTACCGCAGCTTATTTTCGGGTAAAAAAATGGAGGACAAATTAGATGCCCTCCTTACTTTTCTCAATGACAGGGAAATGGCTACTTCCCGTATGAAAGATTATATTTTTTAGGTGATAGGTTGTAGGGATTAGATTGCAGGGATTAGGTAAAGGGTTTAAGGTTTTAAGTTCAAGGTTCAAGGTTTAATGTTTGATGTTTGATGTTGTGTGTAACACCTAACCCGGAATAAACTAACTCGCAACCAAACAACCAGCAACCAATAACCCGCATCCCGGACCCCGCCTCTCTAACTCAGTTCAAAAAGTGTAATCTCCGGCAATACACCCACTCTTCCCGGATATCCCAATACTCCAAACCCTCTGTTAACATACAGCAGCTTTCCTTCACTTTCATATAAATCTGCCCACTTAGGATATTTATATTGTACCGGTGACCATTTTACATTTTTAAGATCCAGACCAAACTGCATCCCATGAGTGTGTCCCGAAAGGGTTAGATGGATGTTTGCAGGATGTTTTTTTACCACATAATCAAAGTGGGTAGGGTCATGGCTCATCAGGATCTTCGTGGCGGATTCCGGTACGTTTTTTAAAGCATCATCAATTTTACCAAATTGAGGGAAAGGTTTTAATCCCCAGTTTTCAACACCTAGAATATAGAGCTTTTCTCCGTTTTTTTCAATAATCCTGTGCTCGTTTCTCAACATATCAAATCCGGCTTGTTTTTCATAGCGGATCAGGGTGTCAAGATTTTCTTTTTTGGCTGCAGGTGATTCCCAGGTTACATAATCTCCGTAATCATGGTTACCCAATACCGCAAACTTGCCATCTTTAGCCTGTATTTTTGAAAATAAAGGAATAAACGGTTTAAACTCATCCGCAACATTATTCACCATATCTCCGGTAAATAACACCAGGTCGGGCTTTTGTTCATTGATCAGCTCAATGGCATGCTCTAATTTGCCTGGATCAGAGAAGCTTCCGCTGTGAACATCAGAAATCTGGATGATTTTATAGCCTTTGAAGCTTTTCGGAAGATTGGTGAAATTTACCCTTACTCTTCTCACTTTATGTCTGTACTTTCCAAACGTGATTCCATCTATGAAAAGAGCAGAAAGAACCCCACTCATTCCCAATCCGACAAGGCTCAGGAATTTTCGTCTTTCCGGGAAGAAGTTTTCTGAAGGTTTGGAAAAACCTATAAGATAGCCTCCGATTCTGATGATATCATCAATTAATAAAAACAGAACCACGAAAATTTTCGGAAGGATAAAAATCAAAAATAATGAAATCATGATCTGGGCCCTTACCATGCTTCTGTCTGATCTCTGGTAATGGGTAACTTCATAAGCGAAGATTCCATACACAGCTAATGATATAACCCAGTATCCGATTTTGATCCAAAGGTTGTCGGTAAGTGTTCTGACAGCCTGGTAAATATATATTTCCAAAAAGAGGAAGATTCCGGCAATGATTAAAAAATTCTTTTGCATGTCTGATCAAAAAAAGCACAAAGAATAACTTCCCTGTGCTTTATATTTTTTTGTTTATTAAATATTTTAAGGAAATCTGTAAACGATAGCATTGATGTTCATTCCGGCACCTACCGAAGTCATCACAATGTTACCTTTTTCTTTAAACGATTGACCCTCCATTTTTCCTTTAATTATTAAATCATACATGGTAGGAATAGTTGCTACAGAAGTGTTTCCGAAATCCTGGATCGTCATTGGAGAGATAGCATGATCGTATTCTTTCACATCATAAAGCTTGTGAAGTCTTTCAATCATGGCGTAATCCATTTTAGCATTAGCCTGGTGAATTAAGATTTTGTCTATATCTTCAATAGAAAGACCTGCATCAGTAATGGTATCTTTGATGGCAACCGGTACATTTTTCAGAGCGTATTCATAGATTTTTCTTCCTAACATTCTTACATATAGACGTCTCTGATCAACTTCTTTATTGATGGAAGGTGCGTTTTCAAGATAGTTCAGTTCCGGGCCATTGTCACAGATTGTATTGTGAGCGATAATACCTACATTTTCTTCATCTGTTGCTTTTACGACTACAGCTCCTGCACCGTCAGCAAAAATCATTCTGTTTCTGTCATGAGGATCTGTTACGCGGCTTAATGTTTCACCTCCTATTACCAGAATCGTTTTGGCTACTTTGGCTTTGATCAGGTTATCTGCCAGAATCATGGCTTCTACCCATCCAGGGCATCCGAAAAGCATATCGTAGGTTACGCACTTTCTGTTTTTGATTCCCAGTTTGTTCTTCACTCTCGCTGCCATGGTAGGCATAAAATCAGCATATCCGTGTTCAGTAACTTCCCCGAAATTGCTTGCATAAATAATATAATCCAGGTCCTCGCCATCTACTTTTGCATCCTCAAGGGCAATTTTTGCAGCTTCATAACCGATTTGTGAGTTGGAAAGATGATCCTCAATGAATCTCCTGTTTTCGATTTCTGTAATCTCTACAAATTTCGCAATGGTTTCTTCCACAGGCTTTTCAATCTTTACTCCGTCTTCAGTGTAGAACTCAGAATTCATGAAGTAATCTCTACCAATAACTCTGTTCGGAATATAACATCCAGAGCCAATAATGATCGTATTCGGCATTCGTTTATATGATTTTTTTAAAGTTGCAAAGTTAATAATTAATATTAATAACGGAGAATTAAAAATATTATTAAATTTGCAAAAATTGTACTTTACAATCTATGAAAAACAACTCGTCCTTAAAAGGCTTACTTATTGCAGCTGTGGCGTTTATCGTTGCCTTTGGGATCTACTTCCTTTTTTTAGCCAAGAAGAATTATTATGTTGTAGATAATCCTACCCCGAACACCTACTATTTCAAGATCAACAACGGATCTGAAGGAATTATTTCAGCGGGGCAGTATGTGCATGTGGATTTGAATAAAGGGAAAAACTCTATTCAGGTTTTTGATCAGAACAAAAAAATGCTGTATGACTCGGCATTTGAAGTTAACAAACTTCGTGGTCTGATCAATATTACACACCAGGATTACTACATTAACGATCAGTATTACGGTTACAATCTTAAAAAAGATTCGTTACTGGCCAATCTTGATAAAACGGTCATTGACGGAAAGGATTATTACGGAGGAGCCAGACACTTCAATAAGCTTTACACAGAAGATTTTTATTACAATGTGGATGAAGACTATGACAAAGTGATCAAGAATATCCAGAAAGTGGAATCAAGATCCAAAATCTTCAGAAAGCAGGATTACCTAAATTATTACAAAGAATATTACAAGTTTTAAGTTTTGACAAAAGATATCACCAAAGTTACTCCCTACAATTCAGAGGCTACAAAAAAAAGCCAGGTAGAGGATATGTTCGACAACATTGCACCGAAGTATGACCTTCTGAACCATGTTTTATCCATGAAAATTGACGTTTTGTGGAGAAATAAACTGGTAAAATGGATGAAAAATGATAATCCGCAGGAAGTGCTGGATGTGGCTACAGGAACGGGAGATCTGGCAATAACTATTGAAAAAGGAACCGGTTCTAAAGTGGTTGGATTAGATTTATCACAACAAATGCTGAATGTTGGCGTTATTAAAATAAAAAAACTTAAATTAGACGGCAAAATTTCCATGCAAAAAGGAGATGCAGAAAATTTACCTTTCGAGGACAATAGATTTGATGCGGTTTCCGTTGCATTTGGAGTAAGGAATTTTGAGAACCTTACCAAAGGTTTGGCAGAGTTAAGAAGAGTAGTTAAAGATAACAAAAGTGTTTATATACTGGAGTTTTCAAAGGTTGAGGGTTTCATGGGGCCATTTTATATGTTTTATTTCAAAAATATATTGCCTGCGATTGGCAGACTGGTTTCCAAGGATAATAGGGCATATACATACCTTCCGGATTCTGTAAATGCTTTTCCTTTCGGGGAGAAGATGAAGCAAATTCTTTTAGATACGGGATTTAAGAAAGTTGAATATAAAAAATTAAGTTTAGGTATAGCCACAATTTATAAAGCAACAAAGTAACCTATGAATAAATTTCTATTAAAAGCACTGGTTTTAACCTCAGTAAATGTTGCCGTTTTTGCAAACGCGCAATTCAGAACCCGAAACAGAATGGACAAGTTGGAAGATTTCGACGAACAGAAATTCAGTTGGGGGTTTTATTTGAACGGGAACAGACTGGATTACCGCATTGTTTTACATCCGAAATATGGGATGAATGATAATGAAAACCTTGTTACCTCTAAGGAAAGTTATAGTTTCGGTGCCGGGCTTATTGCAAAATGGAGACTGAACGACTATTTAGACGTAAGAATAGAGCCGGGTTTACAGTTTGCACAAAGACAGTTGACTTTTAATACTCAATCCAATGATATTTATGCAGGTGGATCTTTAACGAATGATCCCTTCATACCGTTCCCTTTACAGGAAAAGGATAAAGTAAGAGAAATTAAATCTACATTAATAGATATTCCGGTACTTCTGGAGCTTCACGGACAAAGATGGTACAACTCAAGACCTTACGTTGCAGCAGGGGTGAACTACGTAGTAAACCTTCAGTCTAATGCAACTTCTACAGATGATAACATGCAGGGGATCTTCAGATCTACCACCCACAACTTTGCATGGTCTGCAGAAATGGGAATCCAGTTTTATTTCAACAAGTTTAAACTGACTCCTGCGATCAGAGGAACATTCTTCATGAACAATGAAAAAGTGGCGGATAACGCAACTACACCTCCTTACTGGGCATCTGCAGTTTCTACATTGCAGACAAGAGCAGTAATGTTTGTTCTGAAATTTGAATAAAAAAATTTTCAGTGGAAAATACATGGGAGACGCTCTGGCGCCTCCTTTTTTGTTTATATATCAAAATATAGAGCGTTTTATTTTTGTTAGTGTTATTATTTTTTTATTTTTGCTTTTAGTTAGAATATACAAACCTGAAATGCTTCAAGATTTAGAAAATAATTTTTCAGAATTAGAGAGAAAGATTTCGACTCTGCAAAAGAACTATAAAAATCTTACGGAAAATTTAAAAGAATTAAGTATTGAGCATGAAGAGTTGAAGAAGAAGTATGATGAAGAAAGAAGAAAAAATCAGGTATTAGCAGAAGAACAAAAAAATATAAAACTTTATTCAGCAATATCAGGAAATCCTGAACACAATAGATTAATGAAAAACCATATCAACAGATTGGTAAAAGAAATTGATTTCTGTATTGCTCAGCTTCAAAACAGTGGATTATAATGGAGATAAGGAGAATAACCGTCAACATTGCAGGAAGAGTGTATCCGCTGAACGTACCGGCAGCAGAGGAAGAAACTTTGCGTAAAGTAGGGAAGCAGATCGAGAATATGATTAAAGATTTTGAACAGAATTTCGATGTAAGAGATAAACAGGATGCTTTGGCTATGTGTGCCCTTAAACTGGGAACCAATGCAGAAGTGGTTTCTCTTAACTACGAGAAAAATATTAATTCTACCAACGAAAGATTAGCACAGATTAATCAATCGTTGAATGAAATCGGGAAATAGATTTTTTTTCCTGAAAAATTACTGCCTACAATAATTCTAACACATTAAAGGTAAACTCAACGCTAAACAATTACCGAACAAATGTCCATTGAATGGCGCGCCGGACTTCCGGATTACAGACAGTGGAAATCAGTTCAAATCGTGTTGATTAGGAGTTTACTCTCAATCTCTGGATTATTGTAGGCTTTTTTTATTTAGATATGAATACAATTAAAACTCAATATATATTATGATAGAAGTTATAGTCGGTGTTGTTTGTTTGGTAATCGGGGCTGTAGTGGGAATATTTTTTTCCAGAAGTTCTCTGAATACTAAAGCAAAATTCATCATAGATGATGCCAAGAAGAATGCCGAAAACCTTATAGAAAAAGCTAATGTACAGGCTGAATCCATAAAGAAAGAAAAAAATCTCCAGGCAAAAGAAAAATTCCTGGAACTGAAATCACAGCATGATGCTGACATTCAGGCCCGCGAAAAGAAAATGCAGGAGATTGAGAAAAGAATCAAGGATAAAGAACATAAGCTGAATGACGAGCTTAGCAAGACCGGAAAACTTGAAAAAGATCTGGATAAGCAGATTGCTGACTACGCTAAGAAGAACGAAATTCTGGAAAGAAAACAGCAGGAGCTGGATGTTGCAACAGCTAAGAAAGTAGAAATACTTGAGAAAATTTCCAACTATACCGCTGAAGAAGCCAAAGCAGAATTGGTAGAAACCATGAGAGCTGAAGCAAAAACAAGAGCGCAGGCACACGTTCAGAGCATCATGGAGGAAGCTCAGATGAATGCTAAAAACGAAGCAAGAAAAATCGTTATCCAAACGATCCAGAGAATCGGAACAGAGCAGGCTATCGAAAATTCAGTATCAGTTTTCAACATTGAGTCTGATGAAGTAAAAGGTAGAATTATCGGTAGAGAAGGTAGAAACATCCGTGCTTTGGAAGCCGTAACAGGAGTAGAGATCATTGTTGACGATACACCGGAAGCCATTCTTCTTTCTTGTTTCGATCCGGTAAGAAGAGAAATTGCAAGACTATCCCTTCACAGATTGGTAACTGACGGTAGAATTCACCCGGCAAGAATTGAAGAAGTTGTTGAAAAAACAAGAAAACAGATCGAGGAGGAAATCATTGAAGTAGGTAAGAGAACCATCATTGATTTAGGAATCCACGGATTACACCCTGAGCTGATCAAAATCGTTGGTAGAATGAAATACCGTTCTTCTTACGGGCAGAACTTATTGCAGCACTCAAGAGAAGTTGCCAATATCGCTGCAACAATGGCTGCTGAGTTAGGATTAAACGTAAAATTAGCAAAAAGAGCAGGTCTTTTACATGATATCGGTAAAGTTCCTGAGCAGGAATCAGAATTACCACACGCATTGTTAGGAATGCAGTGGGCTGAGAAATACGGTGAAAATCCGGAGGTTGTTAACGCAATCGGAGCGCACCACGACGAAATTGAAATGAAATCATTATTATCACCAATCATCCAGGTTGCCGATGCGATCTCAGGAGCAAGACCGGGAGCAAGAAGACAGGTATTGGAATCTTATATCCAGAGATTGAAAGACCTTGAATCTGCAGCATTAAGCTTCGATGGAGTATCCAGTGCCTATGCAATCCAGGCGGGTAGAGAACTGAGAGTAATGGTAGAAAGCGGAAAAGTAAACGATGAAGTAGCTTCCCAGCTTTCTTACGATATCTCTGAGAAAATCCAGAATGAACTGACTTATCCGGGACAGGTAAAAGTAACAGTGATCAGAGAAACAAGAGCTGTGAATATTGCCAGATAATAATCAGAAAAAGATATTTGATAAAAACCTTTCAAGAAATTGAAAGGTTTTTTATTTTTATCAAAACTTAAAAATGCAAGAACTGTCCATGTCTTCGAAACTGAAGTACATTTTCTCTATTCCCGTTATTATATCAGCCCTCGGCTACTTTGTAGACATCTATGATCTCCTTTTGTTTGGAATTGTCAGAATACCCAGCTTAAAGGCATTGGGACTGAATCCCGATGCAGACGGAACCTTTATTCTGAACTGTCAGATGGTGGGGCTTCTTCTCGGAGGTGTTTTCTGGGGGATCTTCGGAGATAAAAAAGGAAGACTTTCCG belongs to Chryseobacterium gleum and includes:
- a CDS encoding metallophosphoesterase, with the protein product MQKNFLIIAGIFLFLEIYIYQAVRTLTDNLWIKIGYWVISLAVYGIFAYEVTHYQRSDRSMVRAQIMISLFLIFILPKIFVVLFLLIDDIIRIGGYLIGFSKPSENFFPERRKFLSLVGLGMSGVLSALFIDGITFGKYRHKVRRVRVNFTNLPKSFKGYKIIQISDVHSGSFSDPGKLEHAIELINEQKPDLVLFTGDMVNNVADEFKPFIPLFSKIQAKDGKFAVLGNHDYGDYVTWESPAAKKENLDTLIRYEKQAGFDMLRNEHRIIEKNGEKLYILGVENWGLKPFPQFGKIDDALKNVPESATKILMSHDPTHFDYVVKKHPANIHLTLSGHTHGMQFGLDLKNVKWSPVQYKYPKWADLYESEGKLLYVNRGFGVLGYPGRVGVLPEITLFELS
- a CDS encoding 3-oxoacyl-ACP synthase III family protein; the protein is MPNTIIIGSGCYIPNRVIGRDYFMNSEFYTEDGVKIEKPVEETIAKFVEITEIENRRFIEDHLSNSQIGYEAAKIALEDAKVDGEDLDYIIYASNFGEVTEHGYADFMPTMAARVKNKLGIKNRKCVTYDMLFGCPGWVEAMILADNLIKAKVAKTILVIGGETLSRVTDPHDRNRMIFADGAGAVVVKATDEENVGIIAHNTICDNGPELNYLENAPSINKEVDQRRLYVRMLGRKIYEYALKNVPVAIKDTITDAGLSIEDIDKILIHQANAKMDYAMIERLHKLYDVKEYDHAISPMTIQDFGNTSVATIPTMYDLIIKGKMEGQSFKEKGNIVMTSVGAGMNINAIVYRFP
- the ubiE gene encoding bifunctional demethylmenaquinone methyltransferase/2-methoxy-6-polyprenyl-1,4-benzoquinol methylase UbiE, whose translation is MFDNIAPKYDLLNHVLSMKIDVLWRNKLVKWMKNDNPQEVLDVATGTGDLAITIEKGTGSKVVGLDLSQQMLNVGVIKIKKLKLDGKISMQKGDAENLPFEDNRFDAVSVAFGVRNFENLTKGLAELRRVVKDNKSVYILEFSKVEGFMGPFYMFYFKNILPAIGRLVSKDNRAYTYLPDSVNAFPFGEKMKQILLDTGFKKVEYKKLSLGIATIYKATK
- a CDS encoding porin family protein, with amino-acid sequence MNKFLLKALVLTSVNVAVFANAQFRTRNRMDKLEDFDEQKFSWGFYLNGNRLDYRIVLHPKYGMNDNENLVTSKESYSFGAGLIAKWRLNDYLDVRIEPGLQFAQRQLTFNTQSNDIYAGGSLTNDPFIPFPLQEKDKVREIKSTLIDIPVLLELHGQRWYNSRPYVAAGVNYVVNLQSNATSTDDNMQGIFRSTTHNFAWSAEMGIQFYFNKFKLTPAIRGTFFMNNEKVADNATTPPYWASAVSTLQTRAVMFVLKFE
- a CDS encoding cell division protein ZapA — its product is MEIRRITVNIAGRVYPLNVPAAEEETLRKVGKQIENMIKDFEQNFDVRDKQDALAMCALKLGTNAEVVSLNYEKNINSTNERLAQINQSLNEIGK
- the rny gene encoding ribonuclease Y, translating into MIEVIVGVVCLVIGAVVGIFFSRSSLNTKAKFIIDDAKKNAENLIEKANVQAESIKKEKNLQAKEKFLELKSQHDADIQAREKKMQEIEKRIKDKEHKLNDELSKTGKLEKDLDKQIADYAKKNEILERKQQELDVATAKKVEILEKISNYTAEEAKAELVETMRAEAKTRAQAHVQSIMEEAQMNAKNEARKIVIQTIQRIGTEQAIENSVSVFNIESDEVKGRIIGREGRNIRALEAVTGVEIIVDDTPEAILLSCFDPVRREIARLSLHRLVTDGRIHPARIEEVVEKTRKQIEEEIIEVGKRTIIDLGIHGLHPELIKIVGRMKYRSSYGQNLLQHSREVANIAATMAAELGLNVKLAKRAGLLHDIGKVPEQESELPHALLGMQWAEKYGENPEVVNAIGAHHDEIEMKSLLSPIIQVADAISGARPGARRQVLESYIQRLKDLESAALSFDGVSSAYAIQAGRELRVMVESGKVNDEVASQLSYDISEKIQNELTYPGQVKVTVIRETRAVNIAR